CCCAGCCCTTGTCGGCCAGGATCTTCTGCCAAGCTGCCGACTTCGCCATCTTGTCGACGTCGGCCAGAACGGCTGCCTTCTGCTCGGCGCTGATGCCGGGCGCCGCCGCGACCATGCGCCAGTTCTGGATGGAGACGTCGACACCGGCCTGCTTGAAGGTCGGCGCCTCGATACCAGCCACAGGCTGGTCGCTGGAGATGCCGATGAGGCGCAGCGTGCCGGCCTTCACCTGTTCGGAGAACTCGCCATAGCCGGAAATGCCGACCGTGACCTGGTTGCCGAGAAGAGCCGCCAGCGCCTCGCCGCCGCCGGAGAAGGCGATGTAGTTGACCTTGGTCGGATCGACACCCACCGCCTTGGCGATCAGGCCTGCGGTGATGTGGTCGGTGCCGCCGGCCGAGCCGCCGCCCCAGGACACCGAGCCCGGATCGGCCTTCAGCTTGGCGACGAGGCCGGCCATGTCCTTTATGTCGGAGGCGGCCGGTACGACCAGCGCCTCATATTCGCCGGTCAGGCGTGCGATAGGCGTGACCTGGTCCAGCGTCACCGGCGACTTGTTGGTGAGGATGGCGCCGACCATGACATAGCCGCCGACGATGAGCTGCGCCGGGTCGCCATTGGCCTGGTTGACGAACTGGGCGAGGCCAATGGTGCCGCCGGCACCGGGAACATTGTTGACCTGGACGCTGGAGGAGATTTTCTCGTCCTGCAGCGCGGTCTGCATTGAGCGGGCGGTCTGGTCCCAACCACCGCCGGGGGCGGCGGGCGCCATGATCTTGTAATCGGCGGCGAAGGCGGGAATTGCCATCGCGCCCATCAGAACAGTCGCCAGAAGGAATTTCTTCACTGTTTCTCTCCCTGTGGACGCCGGTCGTTGGGGCAACGCGGCGCCGTGTTGGCATTGGTTCGCGTTGCCGAACGAACGACATCGCGATGAGACAAACCGGGGAGAAATGAGTGCGTCCCGCCACGATCGCCACCGAAGGTCTCGCCTTCGTGGCCAGGTGCTAACCCGCGTGGTCCTCTCCTCCCAGACCTGTTGGCCAGGCCGCCTCCAACAGCCGGACCGGCGCGGACCCTAGCCGAACAAGCTGACATCTGACTGACATCGTGTCGGAAAGGCCGGAATGAGGGTCAAAACGCCATGGTTTTGCCGCCGAACCGCTGTCAGCGGCCCTGCAAAGCGTTGTTCCAGCGTTCAACGAGACGGTTGCGCTTGACCTGGTCGAGATAGACCAGCAGGCCCGGACTGACCGGGACCGGCCTCAACTGCGCACCCATCGTGGCCTGGATGGCGTTGGCGGTGTTTTCGCCCGACACATCGGGATTGACGGCGGCGATGTGCAGATCGCGCGCCATGATGGTCTGGCCTTCCGCCGACATGAAATAGGCGAGGAAGGCGCGGCCGAGATCCGGCGAGCCGGCAGCCTTCGGCACCAGGCCGATGCGCGACATGACGATGGTGTAGTCCTTCGGCATGACGATGCCGACATCAGGATTGCGCGCCGCCCAGTCCGCTGCATAGGAGCCGAGGATGTTGTAGCCCAGGATGGCGCGGCCATCGGCTATGCGCTCGAGGATCGCCGAGCTCTTGGAGTAGAGCTTCACACCGGCCTTGCCCATGGTGCGCACGATCGACCAGATGTCGGGAAATTGCTCCTGGTCGCGTGCCATGAACATGAAGCCGACGCCCGAACGTTCGATGTCGTAGGTGGCGATCCGCCCCTGAACGGTATCGGCGTTGTGTTCGATATAGTCGACCAGTTGCCCACGGGTCGCCGGCGGCGGCGCGTCGCTGAAACTCGGCTTGTGATAGACGAAGACCGCCGGTTCGAAGGTGAGCGCATAGGCGGTGTTGCGCCAGTTCGCCCAGCGCGGCCAGCGAGCGCTCATCGGCAAGGTGCTCTCCTGCGCATAACCGTCATTGGCGAGCTTCACCTGCAGATCCATCGCCGAGGAAAAGGCCATGTCGGCTGTCTTCCCTCCGGCGTTGGTCTCTTCGACGATGCGGCTGTAGATATCGCCTGTCAGCAGTTCCTCGTAGCGCACGGCGATACTCGGATTGGCGCGCCGGAAACCTTCGATCATGCCCTTGGCGAGCGGAACGTCGAGCGCCGAATAGACGACCAAGGTGCGCGCGCCGGCTTCTCCGTCGAGCGCAGGGAACAGGGTGGTCTCGGCGACGGCCGGGGCCGGCAGCAAGGCCGCGATGACGAGGACGACAAAACGCATGGCGGCCAAATTGCATGACCGGTACCCGCTCCACAAGTCGCGGCACAGTGGCGTGGATAGCGCCGCGCGATGGTTTGGCCCACTGGGAAGACCTGCTAATCTGGTCGCCGGGAAAAAGACCCGGCAAGGAGCTCCGGTTGCGCATACTGGTTGTGGAGGACACGCAAACGCTGGCGGATGGGCTGGTGGCCGTGCTGAAAGGCAGCGGCTATGCCGTCGATCATGTCACTGACGGCCCTTCGGCTTTGGCCGTGCTCTCGGCCGAGCATTTCGACCTCGTCATCCTAGACCTCAACCTTCCGCGTATGGACGGCCTGGAGGTGCTGCGCGGCATCCGGGCGCGCCAGGATGGACCAGGCGTGCTCATCCTCAGCGCGCGCGCCGACCTGCACGACAAGATCAAGGGGCTGGACCTCGGCGCCGACGACTACATGACCAAGCCTTTCGACGTCGACGAACTTGAAGCGCGCGTGCGCATGCTGCTGCGCCGCCATGCCGGCCTGAAATCGAGCACCGTCACCTTCGGCGAAGTGACCTTCGACCTCACTTCGCGCAGCTTTGCCGGCGGCGGCGCGCTGCTCGATCTGCCGGCCCGCGAGGTGAGCCTGCTCGAAACCTTGTTCCTGCGCGCCGGCAAGGTGGTGCCGAAACAGTCCATTCTCGAATCGCTGGCCGGCTTCGACGAGGAGCTCTCCTTCAACGCCATCGAACAATATGTCAGCCGGCTGCGGCGGCGCCTTGCGCCTTACGGGGTGACGGTGCGCACCGCTCGCGGCATCGGCTACTACCTTGAAAAAGTGTAGCCGGACCATGGAATTGGCCCGCTGATGGTCGTCGCGGCACCTCATTCCCTGCGCCGCAGGCTGCTGTTCTGGCTGCTGGTGCCGCTGATCTCGATCGGCCTGATCGCACTGGTCGACACCTGGCGCGAGGCGGTGGACACGGCGAATGCCGCGTCGGACCGGGTGCTTGCGGGTTCAGCGCTGGCGATCGCCGAGCGCGTCGTGGTTTCCGAGGAAGGAACGCTGGAGGTCGACATTCCCTATGTGGCACTGGAGATGCTGACCTCGGCGGCGCAGGACCGCGTTTTCTATCGCGTCGACGGACCGCCCGGCACCTTCATCACCGGCTATGACGGATTGCCGATCATGCCGTCGCCGGTGCCGGAGAAACCGCAATTCTCCGACGCCAGCTTCCGTGGCGAGCCGATCCGGCTGGCGGCATTGGCGCGTTCAGCTTCGACCGGCGTCGATTCCATTCCCTTTGTCGTCACCGTCGCCGAGACGACCATCGCTCGCACCCAGCTGGCCCGCACCATCCTGCTGCATTCGGCGTTGCGCCTGACCATCCTGATTGGCGGCGCCGCGCTGATCGCCTGGTTTGCCGTCAACGCCGCGCTGCAGCCGCTCTACCGGTTGCGCGCGGCGATCGCCGAACGCAGTCCGGACGATCTGCACCCCATCGACGACCGGGTGCCCAGCGAAGTGCGCGGTCTGGTCGATACGATGAATTCCTTCATGGTGCGGTTGGGTGGCGCGCTGTCAGGCCTGCGCAACTTCACCGGCAATGCCAGCCACCAATTGCGTACGCCGATGACCATCGTGCGCACGCAGCTTGCGCTCGCCGGACGCGCCAAGTCACTCAGTGAGGCACGGGCGGCCGCGCAAACGGCCGACGCGGCGGTGGTTCACGCCGAACGTATTCTCGCGCAACTTTTGCTGCTTGCCCGCATCGATGCCGCCGCCTCGAACAGGATCGAGACGACCTCGGTCGACCTTGCAGCCATCGCCATGGACTGCGTGGCGGATAGGGTGGTGAAGGCGAGCGCGGCAGGCGTCGATCTCGGCTTCGAGGGCGGTCAGCCGGTCGTCATCCATGGCGAGGCGCTGCTGGTGGGCGAACTGGTCGGCAATCTGGTCGACAACGCCATCGCCTATGCCGGCGATGGGGCGGAAATCACGGTGCGTGTCTTTGCCAACAGCGAAGCCGTGTTCGAGGTGGAGGACAATGGGCCCGGCATTCCGCCCAGACAGCTGGCCGCGGTGCGGGCGCGCTTTTCGCGAGGTGCCGTGCAGGACAAGCCGGGCAGCGGGCTCGGGCTCCCGATCGTGGAGGAAATCGCCGGACTGTTCGGCGGCAGGCTGGCGCTGGAGACACCGGCTACCGGCAAGGGCCTTTGCGCCCGCGTGACGCTGCCTTTGGCATACGCAGCGACCGCGAAAGCCGGCGAAGAGACCGCCGCTACAGCCGGGTAAAGGTCAGGTAGGCGGTACGCCGATCCTCGCGGATGGCTTTCGCCTCATAACGCGTGCTCTGCCATCCCGGATAAGGCGTATGCCAGTCCGTCGCCTCATCCGCCTGCCATTCGAAGGCGGCATGCGCGCGGCAATGCTGCAGCGTCCAGTTCACATAGGTGTCGATGTCGGAGGCGAAGCAGAACTTACCGCCCGGTTTCAGGACCCGGGCGAAACGGTCGAGATTGACGGTGCTGACGAAACGCCGCTTCCAATGCCGCTTCTTCGGCCAGGGGTCCGGGTAAAGCAGGTCGATCCAGTCGAGCGACGCCTCGGGCAGCCAATCCAGCAGCAGCGCCGCATCATCGTCGAAGACGCGGAGATTGCCGGCAGGCTCCCGCGTCAACGCCATCATCATCTTGGCCATGCCGTTGACGAAGGGTTCGGCACCGATGAAGCCGGTTGCCGGGTGTGTCGAGACTTCCTGACGCAAATGCTCGCCACCGCCGAAGCCGATCTCGAGGCGGATCGAGGAGACTGGCGCCTCGAACAGGCCGCCGAGAGCAGCCGGTGCCGGCTGCTCGAGGTTCAGCCGATAGCGCTGGAGTCCAGTCTCCAGCGCCACCGCCTGCGCGGGGCGGATGGTCTTGCCGCGCCGCCGGCCGAAGAAAGCCTCGCTCGTCCGGCTGCGCCTGCCCTGCTCTTCCATGGTCCGATCCGCCGTCAGGCAGCCAGGGCGTCCTTGAGCGCCTTGGCCAGGTCGGTCTTCTCCCAGGAGAAGGAGCCATCGCGGCCGGCCTTGCGGCCGAAATGGCCGTAGGACGAAGTCTTGGCATAGATCGGCTTGTTGAGGTCGAGATGCTTACGGATGCCCGACGGCGACAGGTCCATGACCTTGCGCAGGGCGTCTTCCAGCTTGGCCTCGTCGACCGAACCGGTGCCGTGCAGATCGACATAGACCGACAGCGGCTGCGCGACGCCGATGGCGTAGGACAGCTGGATCGTGCAGCGGTCGGCAAGCTTGGCGGCAACCACGTTCTTGGCCAGGTAGCGCGCGGCATAGGCGGCCGAACGGTCAACCTTGGTGGTGTCCTTGCCGGAGAACGCGCCGCCGCCATGCGGAGCAGCACCGCCGTAGGTGTCGACGATGATCTTGCGGCCGGTGAGGCCGGCATCG
The genomic region above belongs to Mesorhizobium terrae and contains:
- a CDS encoding response regulator transcription factor translates to MRILVVEDTQTLADGLVAVLKGSGYAVDHVTDGPSALAVLSAEHFDLVILDLNLPRMDGLEVLRGIRARQDGPGVLILSARADLHDKIKGLDLGADDYMTKPFDVDELEARVRMLLRRHAGLKSSTVTFGEVTFDLTSRSFAGGGALLDLPAREVSLLETLFLRAGKVVPKQSILESLAGFDEELSFNAIEQYVSRLRRRLAPYGVTVRTARGIGYYLEKV
- a CDS encoding Bug family tripartite tricarboxylate transporter substrate binding protein, whose translation is MKKFLLATVLMGAMAIPAFAADYKIMAPAAPGGGWDQTARSMQTALQDEKISSSVQVNNVPGAGGTIGLAQFVNQANGDPAQLIVGGYVMVGAILTNKSPVTLDQVTPIARLTGEYEALVVPAASDIKDMAGLVAKLKADPGSVSWGGGSAGGTDHITAGLIAKAVGVDPTKVNYIAFSGGGEALAALLGNQVTVGISGYGEFSEQVKAGTLRLIGISSDQPVAGIEAPTFKQAGVDVSIQNWRMVAAAPGISAEQKAAVLADVDKMAKSAAWQKILADKGWADTYLAGDDFAAQLKKEAEITGGILKEIGLVK
- a CDS encoding ABC transporter substrate-binding protein, yielding MRFVVLVIAALLPAPAVAETTLFPALDGEAGARTLVVYSALDVPLAKGMIEGFRRANPSIAVRYEELLTGDIYSRIVEETNAGGKTADMAFSSAMDLQVKLANDGYAQESTLPMSARWPRWANWRNTAYALTFEPAVFVYHKPSFSDAPPPATRGQLVDYIEHNADTVQGRIATYDIERSGVGFMFMARDQEQFPDIWSIVRTMGKAGVKLYSKSSAILERIADGRAILGYNILGSYAADWAARNPDVGIVMPKDYTIVMSRIGLVPKAAGSPDLGRAFLAYFMSAEGQTIMARDLHIAAVNPDVSGENTANAIQATMGAQLRPVPVSPGLLVYLDQVKRNRLVERWNNALQGR
- a CDS encoding sensor histidine kinase; the encoded protein is MVVAAPHSLRRRLLFWLLVPLISIGLIALVDTWREAVDTANAASDRVLAGSALAIAERVVVSEEGTLEVDIPYVALEMLTSAAQDRVFYRVDGPPGTFITGYDGLPIMPSPVPEKPQFSDASFRGEPIRLAALARSASTGVDSIPFVVTVAETTIARTQLARTILLHSALRLTILIGGAALIAWFAVNAALQPLYRLRAAIAERSPDDLHPIDDRVPSEVRGLVDTMNSFMVRLGGALSGLRNFTGNASHQLRTPMTIVRTQLALAGRAKSLSEARAAAQTADAAVVHAERILAQLLLLARIDAAASNRIETTSVDLAAIAMDCVADRVVKASAAGVDLGFEGGQPVVIHGEALLVGELVGNLVDNAIAYAGDGAEITVRVFANSEAVFEVEDNGPGIPPRQLAAVRARFSRGAVQDKPGSGLGLPIVEEIAGLFGGRLALETPATGKGLCARVTLPLAYAATAKAGEETAATAG
- the trmB gene encoding tRNA (guanine(46)-N(7))-methyltransferase TrmB, yielding MEEQGRRSRTSEAFFGRRRGKTIRPAQAVALETGLQRYRLNLEQPAPAALGGLFEAPVSSIRLEIGFGGGEHLRQEVSTHPATGFIGAEPFVNGMAKMMMALTREPAGNLRVFDDDAALLLDWLPEASLDWIDLLYPDPWPKKRHWKRRFVSTVNLDRFARVLKPGGKFCFASDIDTYVNWTLQHCRAHAAFEWQADEATDWHTPYPGWQSTRYEAKAIREDRRTAYLTFTRL